One window from the genome of Faecalibacterium sp. HTF-F encodes:
- the infC gene encoding translation initiation factor IF-3 gives MPNIATKWILFGGAFIIATAGKSKELEINGQIRDREVRLIGADGEQKGVVSIQVAMRAAEEAGLDLVKIAPQAVPPVCKVLDYGKYRFEQQKKEKEAKKNQKVVEVKETRLSLNIDTNDFNTKLNQTAKFLAAGHKVKVSIRFRGREMAHSALGADVLKRFAEALPQASTDKPPVLEGRTMSILLIPKPNKD, from the coding sequence ATGCCAAATATTGCAACAAAATGGATTTTGTTTGGAGGTGCATTCATTATCGCTACCGCTGGAAAGTCGAAGGAACTGGAGATCAACGGTCAGATCCGTGACCGTGAGGTCCGTCTGATCGGTGCAGACGGCGAGCAGAAGGGCGTTGTGTCCATTCAGGTGGCTATGCGCGCTGCAGAAGAGGCCGGACTGGATCTGGTCAAGATCGCACCGCAGGCCGTCCCGCCTGTGTGCAAGGTGCTGGACTACGGTAAGTACCGTTTTGAACAGCAGAAGAAGGAGAAGGAAGCCAAGAAGAACCAGAAGGTGGTCGAAGTCAAGGAGACCCGCCTCTCGCTCAACATTGACACCAACGACTTCAATACCAAGCTGAACCAGACTGCCAAATTCCTGGCAGCTGGCCACAAGGTTAAGGTTTCGATCCGCTTCCGCGGCCGTGAAATGGCGCACAGTGCTCTGGGCGCAGATGTGCTCAAGCGTTTTGCCGAGGCTCTGCCGCAGGCATCCACCGACAAGCCGCCGGTGCTCGAGGGCCGCACGATGTCCATTCTGCTGATCCCGAAACCCAATAAGGACTAA
- the rpmI gene encoding 50S ribosomal protein L35: protein MAKMKLKTHSGAKKRFKLTKNGKIKRGHAFRSHILTKKTTKLTRGYRQPSYVDKTNAATIKSMLPYA from the coding sequence ATGGCTAAGATGAAACTGAAGACGCATTCCGGCGCTAAGAAGCGCTTTAAGCTGACCAAGAACGGCAAGATCAAGCGCGGCCACGCATTCCGCAGCCACATCCTGACCAAGAAGACCACCAAGCTGACCCGTGGCTACCGTCAGCCCAGCTACGTTGATAAGACCAACGCAGCTACCATCAAGAGCATGCTGCCCTACGCCTAA
- the rplT gene encoding 50S ribosomal protein L20, which translates to MARIKGATMTHKRRKKMLKLAKGFYGCKSKHFKMAKQQVMKSGNYALAGRRMKKRQFRNLWICRINNAVRPLGMNYSTFMAGLKKAGIELNRKMLSEMAINDPKSFAALVETVKNA; encoded by the coding sequence ATGGCACGTATCAAGGGCGCAACCATGACTCACAAACGTCGTAAGAAGATGCTGAAGCTGGCCAAGGGCTTCTACGGCTGCAAGAGCAAGCACTTTAAGATGGCCAAGCAGCAGGTCATGAAGAGCGGCAACTACGCTCTGGCTGGCCGCCGCATGAAGAAGCGTCAGTTCCGCAACCTGTGGATCTGCCGCATCAACAATGCAGTCCGTCCTCTGGGCATGAACTACTCCACCTTCATGGCAGGCCTGAAGAAGGCTGGCATCGAGCTGAACCGCAAGATGCTGTCCGAGATGGCCATCAACGATCCCAAGAGCTTTGCAGCTCTGGTCGAGACCGTCAAGAACGCCTGA
- a CDS encoding PD-(D/E)XK nuclease family protein, whose product MLKLVLGGSGSGKTTLLYSRIRARAEAGRYSILLVPEQFTSSTEGRIYRELGDALSGMVESFSFTSLAERILSAEGGAAVQTLSDAGRAVLVRRALEELQDNVHYYYRHRRSAAFCQMAAQTIDELKSAGLSGTQLAELARDCGPESGKLSELALIFQGYETLLAGTGMDPSDRLELAAARLEAALARGELPDFLREREVFIDEFDTFNAPKKRLMGAMLAALPTVTVALCDDGSPMVPGEMGLFSGAKQVAAQLRQLARKNGAEAAVPELLRTDLRHRDAPGLAAVTELLETGTCEVPPAAPEVRLFAAASREEEARCTAAAIRRLMRQGVRCGKIAVVCRDIAGYRAAIRYEFRMADIPLYCDEPTTPEFSAPATAVRALLALVRGADMTENLTVLAKTGLCALSEPEVCALENYAYTWSPDAAAWRTGFAKSPRGFGENELTEEDRKTLADAEKARQLLVTAVDSLRGRVRGANAEQISRALYFCLKELGAEEQQAAQIESIRAARGIPAAEEAAREWNVVMQLLDEMAHLLGGQGVTLAEYEDLFSLLLRSSDLGHIPQTLDAVVLASAGKMRLDAPDYVFVLGLAEGEFPCAPSETGLLTHADRDALMAKQIDLPDCFENRVVREQVCFYKALTVPAKGLWLSWPKGQGKTLCAALEPIVEALHPAAPELELPDLAATPADALDTLGGWPLTDTERASLTEALRLPQTDAPRGLALLQRMEEDPPRQVNDLSALSGLLGQRLRISPSQLEKYYTCRYGYFLQYVLGLRPRRRAELSADQSGTLMHWVLQMALDPHPAADNPCKALTPFLELDDEAMAGLASLLVDEYAKRYLPEDTARFAYLLSRLKKSMTGLLCYLRDEQKQSCFHPAACELRIGSGEDAVPGQVYHLSDGRTVQLVGTVDRADEWVEENGTRWVRVVDYKTGTKKLNLKEVYCGLDCQMLLYLFSLTRDKSGRFTGAEPAGVLYLLADPAPKTTARQQAERGTEYELDGLVRDEQRVFDAMDAAETGRYLPFGYRDGKPSPNQKDKRADIAKLNRIQLHLDDLVTQMGSQLYSGRIEAEPLVAGAGRNPCVWCDYSFICCHETGIGERALEAPAKPFEPEETENEKEGEQA is encoded by the coding sequence ATGCTCAAACTGGTTTTAGGCGGCTCCGGCAGCGGCAAAACGACGCTGCTCTATTCCCGCATCCGCGCCCGGGCCGAGGCGGGCCGGTACAGCATCCTGCTGGTGCCGGAACAGTTCACCTCCAGCACAGAGGGCCGCATCTACCGGGAACTGGGTGATGCGCTTTCCGGCATGGTGGAAAGCTTTTCCTTTACCAGTCTGGCCGAGCGCATTCTCTCCGCTGAGGGAGGCGCGGCGGTGCAGACCCTTTCGGACGCAGGCCGGGCCGTGCTGGTGCGCCGCGCACTGGAAGAACTGCAGGACAACGTGCATTACTACTACCGCCACCGCCGCAGCGCAGCCTTCTGCCAGATGGCGGCCCAGACCATCGACGAGCTGAAGAGCGCCGGGCTTTCCGGCACACAGCTGGCAGAGCTGGCCCGGGATTGCGGCCCCGAGAGCGGCAAGCTGAGCGAGCTGGCGCTGATCTTTCAGGGCTACGAGACGCTGCTGGCGGGCACCGGCATGGACCCCTCCGACCGGCTGGAGCTGGCGGCGGCCCGGCTGGAAGCTGCCCTTGCCCGGGGCGAGCTGCCGGACTTTCTGCGGGAGCGGGAGGTGTTCATTGACGAATTTGATACCTTCAACGCCCCCAAAAAGCGGCTGATGGGCGCGATGCTGGCGGCGCTGCCCACGGTCACGGTGGCCCTGTGTGACGACGGTTCCCCCATGGTGCCGGGGGAGATGGGGCTGTTTTCCGGCGCAAAGCAGGTGGCGGCGCAGCTGCGCCAGCTGGCCCGCAAAAACGGGGCCGAAGCGGCAGTGCCGGAGCTTTTGCGCACAGACCTGCGCCACAGGGACGCCCCCGGCCTTGCCGCTGTGACGGAACTGCTGGAGACCGGTACCTGTGAGGTGCCGCCTGCGGCACCGGAGGTGCGGCTGTTTGCGGCCGCCAGCCGGGAAGAAGAAGCCCGCTGCACCGCTGCGGCCATCCGCCGCCTGATGCGGCAGGGCGTGCGCTGCGGAAAGATCGCGGTGGTCTGCCGCGACATCGCCGGTTATCGCGCCGCCATCCGGTACGAGTTCCGCATGGCAGACATCCCGCTCTACTGCGATGAACCCACCACGCCGGAGTTCAGCGCCCCGGCTACGGCGGTGCGGGCGCTGCTGGCCCTTGTGCGCGGTGCGGACATGACCGAGAACCTGACCGTTCTGGCCAAGACCGGTCTGTGCGCCCTGAGCGAGCCGGAGGTCTGTGCACTGGAAAACTATGCCTACACCTGGTCGCCCGATGCGGCGGCGTGGCGGACAGGCTTTGCAAAAAGCCCCCGGGGCTTTGGAGAGAACGAGCTGACCGAAGAGGACCGGAAAACGCTGGCCGATGCCGAAAAGGCCCGTCAGCTGCTGGTAACGGCGGTGGACAGCCTGCGCGGCAGGGTGCGCGGGGCCAACGCGGAGCAGATCAGCCGGGCGCTGTATTTCTGCCTGAAGGAGCTGGGAGCCGAGGAACAGCAGGCCGCACAGATCGAGTCCATCCGTGCGGCCCGGGGCATCCCGGCGGCAGAGGAAGCGGCCCGGGAGTGGAACGTGGTGATGCAGCTGCTGGACGAAATGGCCCATCTGCTGGGCGGGCAGGGCGTGACCCTTGCGGAATATGAGGACCTGTTCAGCCTGCTGCTGCGCTCGTCGGACCTTGGGCACATCCCGCAGACGCTGGACGCGGTGGTGCTGGCAAGCGCCGGCAAAATGCGTCTGGATGCGCCGGACTATGTATTTGTGCTGGGCCTTGCGGAAGGGGAGTTCCCCTGTGCGCCGTCCGAGACGGGTCTTTTGACCCACGCCGACCGCGATGCCCTGATGGCAAAGCAGATCGACCTGCCGGACTGCTTTGAGAACCGCGTGGTGCGCGAGCAGGTGTGCTTTTACAAGGCCCTTACCGTCCCGGCCAAGGGACTGTGGCTCAGCTGGCCCAAGGGGCAGGGCAAGACCCTGTGTGCAGCGCTGGAGCCCATTGTGGAAGCCCTGCACCCGGCGGCACCGGAGCTGGAGCTTCCCGACCTTGCGGCTACCCCCGCCGATGCACTGGACACGCTGGGCGGCTGGCCGCTGACCGACACGGAACGCGCCAGCCTGACCGAGGCGCTGCGCCTGCCGCAGACGGATGCACCCCGGGGCCTTGCACTGCTGCAGCGCATGGAGGAGGACCCGCCCCGGCAGGTGAACGACCTGTCCGCGCTGAGCGGCCTGCTGGGGCAGCGGCTGCGCATTTCGCCCAGCCAGCTGGAAAAATACTATACCTGCCGGTATGGCTATTTCCTGCAGTATGTGCTGGGCCTGCGCCCCCGCAGGCGGGCCGAGCTTTCAGCCGACCAGAGCGGCACCCTGATGCACTGGGTGCTGCAGATGGCGCTGGACCCGCACCCGGCTGCGGATAACCCCTGCAAGGCGCTGACGCCTTTTCTGGAACTGGACGACGAAGCCATGGCGGGCCTTGCCAGCCTGCTGGTGGATGAATATGCAAAGCGCTATCTGCCCGAGGATACGGCCCGGTTCGCCTATCTGCTCTCCCGCCTCAAAAAGAGCATGACCGGCCTTTTGTGCTATCTGCGGGACGAACAGAAGCAGTCCTGCTTCCACCCGGCAGCCTGCGAGCTGCGCATCGGCTCCGGGGAGGACGCCGTGCCCGGGCAGGTGTATCATCTCTCGGACGGGCGCACGGTGCAGCTGGTGGGCACGGTGGACCGCGCCGACGAGTGGGTGGAGGAAAACGGCACCCGCTGGGTGCGGGTGGTGGACTACAAGACCGGCACCAAAAAGCTGAACCTGAAGGAAGTCTACTGCGGGCTGGACTGCCAGATGCTGCTGTATCTGTTCAGCCTGACCCGGGATAAGAGCGGGCGCTTTACCGGCGCGGAACCCGCAGGTGTTTTGTACCTGCTGGCAGACCCGGCCCCCAAGACCACGGCCCGGCAGCAGGCAGAGCGCGGGACGGAATACGAGCTGGACGGCCTTGTGCGGGACGAACAGCGGGTGTTCGATGCCATGGACGCTGCCGAGACCGGCCGTTACCTGCCCTTTGGCTACCGGGACGGCAAGCCCAGCCCCAACCAGAAGGATAAGCGTGCGGATATCGCCAAGCTCAACCGGATCCAGCTGCATCTGGATGACCTTGTAACGCAGATGGGCAGCCAGCTCTACAGCGGCCGCATCGAAGCGGAACCGCTGGTGGCCGGGGCAGGCAGGAACCCCTGCGTCTGGTGCGACTACAGCTTTATCTGCTGCCACGAGACCGGCATCGGTGAGCGTGCGCTGGAGGCCCCGGCCAAGCCCTTTGAGCCGGAAGAGACCGAGAACGAGAAGGAGGGTGAGCAGGCATGA
- a CDS encoding UvrD-helicase domain-containing protein produces the protein MSEPKWTPAQRAAIEDRGGALLVSAAAGSGKTAVLTERAVRLITDPEHPVDADRLLIVTFTNAAAAELRARIGQALLRLSVQQPHNTALRRQRMLLQRAPICTIDAFCLDLLHKHFQALDIPPDFAPADPGSVEVLRASALAETLENAYRDPDFCAFADLYGKGRTDQAAGNTILHVYDFLRALPDYDRRMDEYLAPWQQENGFGSTCWHDLLLAEAARCAGAARELLTAALADCREDFALAQAQAEEKGKTAASKAKAAAGVNDKFAEPLSRLENAAALLGEVERLAAAGEWTPLYDKLTPYVLGMEEMPGFKGMKKRLTGDHKAAVRTRTDEAAKLFEQITELISCSEEEAEADRREALPRLRALFAAVRDFDARFSAKKKERKLLEFSDFEHQALRLLRTPEGEPTPLCQSIRQNYAAVMVDEYQDTNALQDAIYRCLASPAGDDLFLVGDLKQSIYRFRQADPSIFRTKLDVWAPLPGGTARPRPAEGTPGTDALLALDANFRSAPQVVAGINFIFEQLMTPRLGDTAYGDGQRLVCGAPGEYAGSVEAHFLPDDTAETDAAWIAQHIEELVQNGTPVRDGGSVRPVQYEDCCILLAARGDFLAYEEALTARGIPVYADARENLMTAPHIRPLISLLKVIDNPAQDIYLAAAMLGPMFGFTDDDLVRLRACSEEAQKKQQEPGTKHTRMSLYGAVLQVVQSEDETPFTQKVKAFYARLTELRRMARSVPAEQLLEEIFVSTGYLAALGVLENGARRREDARRFAAFCAESGTNGISALVRAIDAAAQAGSTGQDAVPGGARPGCVTIMTIHRSKGLQFPVVFVGDTARHFNLSDTYQPVLLHREYGAGLRLRPEQGDLYKTAAYTALANAHAQETRSEQMRLLYVALTRAQDMLILTIPLGMTKTGNPFARAAAFLAAGAGETLNRQANSFADWLRAALLVHPFGGPLRRLAGDLELPFVFTESEITVSVQEAGPEPEASGQEPEQPAAVPADPALVDGLREGFAWHYPAAELAAVPAKVSVTSIVHKAEQTTLERPAFLSRDGLTAAEMGTALHAFLEHADFSALAAAKAAGGLEKAILAERQRQVDRQLVAPEIAEKLDVSRIRRFMEGEAFAKICAADEVLRELAFITALPADAVLAAQGTEGVRAEGEQVLVQGIADLVLVYPDHLELLDYKTDRRKTEADFLRAYRAQLNLYALAIDKRFAPKKVTYKGICSLELGKLIEV, from the coding sequence ATGAGCGAACCCAAATGGACCCCGGCCCAGCGGGCCGCCATCGAGGACCGGGGCGGTGCGCTGTTGGTAAGCGCGGCGGCGGGCAGCGGCAAAACAGCGGTGCTGACCGAACGTGCCGTGCGGCTCATCACCGACCCGGAGCACCCGGTGGATGCAGACAGGCTGCTCATCGTCACCTTTACCAATGCGGCGGCGGCAGAGCTGCGGGCCCGCATCGGGCAGGCACTGCTGCGGCTCAGCGTGCAGCAGCCCCACAACACGGCCCTGCGCCGCCAGCGGATGCTGCTGCAGCGGGCACCCATCTGTACCATTGATGCCTTTTGTCTGGATCTGCTGCACAAACACTTTCAGGCGCTGGACATCCCGCCGGACTTTGCCCCGGCAGACCCCGGCAGCGTGGAGGTGCTGCGGGCTTCGGCGCTGGCCGAAACGCTGGAAAATGCCTACCGCGACCCGGATTTCTGTGCCTTTGCAGACCTTTACGGCAAGGGCCGCACCGATCAGGCCGCAGGCAATACCATCCTGCATGTGTACGATTTTCTGCGGGCACTGCCGGACTACGACCGCCGCATGGACGAATATCTGGCTCCATGGCAGCAGGAGAACGGTTTTGGCTCCACCTGCTGGCATGATCTGCTGCTGGCCGAAGCGGCCCGCTGCGCCGGAGCGGCCCGGGAGCTGCTGACGGCGGCGCTGGCCGACTGCAGAGAGGACTTTGCCCTTGCGCAGGCGCAGGCCGAGGAAAAAGGCAAGACGGCAGCCTCCAAAGCCAAGGCCGCGGCGGGCGTCAACGATAAATTTGCAGAGCCGCTCTCCCGGCTGGAAAACGCCGCTGCCCTGCTGGGCGAGGTGGAGCGGCTGGCGGCGGCAGGGGAGTGGACACCGCTTTATGATAAGCTCACGCCCTATGTGCTGGGCATGGAGGAGATGCCCGGCTTCAAGGGCATGAAAAAGCGGCTGACCGGCGACCACAAGGCGGCGGTGCGCACCCGCACGGACGAAGCCGCCAAGCTGTTCGAGCAGATCACGGAGCTTATCTCCTGCAGCGAGGAGGAAGCCGAAGCCGACCGCAGGGAGGCGCTGCCCCGGCTGCGGGCCCTGTTTGCCGCGGTGCGGGACTTTGACGCCCGCTTCTCGGCAAAGAAAAAGGAGCGCAAGCTGCTGGAATTCAGCGATTTTGAGCATCAGGCCCTGCGGCTGCTGCGCACGCCGGAGGGAGAACCTACCCCGCTGTGCCAGAGCATCCGGCAGAACTATGCCGCTGTGATGGTGGACGAATATCAGGATACCAACGCGCTGCAGGACGCCATCTACCGCTGCCTTGCATCCCCGGCGGGGGACGATCTGTTTCTGGTGGGCGACCTGAAACAGAGCATCTACCGCTTCCGGCAGGCCGACCCCAGCATCTTCCGGACGAAGCTGGATGTCTGGGCCCCTCTGCCCGGCGGCACGGCACGGCCCCGCCCGGCGGAGGGAACGCCGGGCACCGATGCACTGCTGGCACTGGATGCCAACTTCCGCTCGGCCCCGCAGGTGGTGGCAGGCATCAACTTTATCTTTGAACAGCTCATGACGCCCCGGCTGGGCGATACCGCCTATGGCGATGGTCAGCGGCTGGTGTGCGGTGCACCCGGCGAATACGCCGGCAGCGTGGAGGCACACTTCCTGCCGGACGACACCGCCGAGACCGACGCGGCGTGGATCGCCCAGCACATCGAAGAGCTGGTGCAAAACGGCACACCGGTGCGGGACGGCGGGTCTGTCCGGCCCGTGCAGTACGAGGACTGCTGCATCCTGCTGGCGGCACGCGGCGATTTTCTGGCCTATGAGGAAGCACTCACGGCCCGGGGCATCCCGGTCTACGCGGACGCCCGGGAAAATCTGATGACAGCTCCGCACATCCGTCCGCTGATCTCGCTTTTAAAGGTCATCGACAACCCGGCGCAGGACATCTATCTTGCTGCCGCCATGCTGGGGCCGATGTTCGGGTTTACAGACGACGACCTTGTGCGTCTGCGGGCCTGCAGCGAGGAGGCGCAGAAAAAACAGCAGGAGCCCGGCACAAAGCACACCCGCATGAGCCTGTACGGCGCAGTGCTGCAGGTGGTGCAGAGTGAAGATGAAACACCGTTCACCCAAAAGGTGAAGGCTTTTTACGCCCGGCTGACCGAGCTGCGGCGCATGGCCCGCAGCGTTCCGGCAGAGCAGCTGCTGGAAGAGATCTTTGTCTCCACCGGCTACCTTGCCGCGCTGGGCGTGCTGGAAAACGGAGCCCGCCGCCGGGAGGATGCCCGCCGGTTTGCAGCGTTCTGTGCGGAATCCGGCACAAACGGCATTTCGGCGCTGGTGCGTGCCATCGATGCGGCGGCACAGGCAGGCTCCACCGGGCAGGACGCAGTGCCGGGCGGCGCACGCCCGGGCTGCGTGACCATCATGACCATCCACCGCTCCAAGGGCCTGCAGTTCCCGGTGGTGTTCGTGGGTGATACGGCCCGGCACTTCAACCTGAGCGACACCTATCAGCCGGTGCTGCTGCATCGGGAATACGGGGCAGGCCTGCGGCTGCGTCCGGAACAGGGGGACCTGTACAAGACCGCCGCATACACCGCCCTTGCCAATGCTCACGCACAGGAGACCCGCAGCGAGCAGATGCGCCTTTTGTATGTGGCGCTCACCCGCGCACAGGATATGCTGATCCTGACCATCCCGCTGGGCATGACCAAGACCGGCAATCCCTTTGCCCGGGCGGCGGCGTTTCTGGCGGCAGGAGCGGGGGAGACCCTGAACCGGCAGGCAAACAGCTTTGCCGACTGGCTGCGTGCGGCGCTGCTGGTGCATCCCTTTGGCGGGCCGCTGCGGCGGCTGGCCGGAGATCTGGAGCTGCCCTTCGTGTTTACGGAAAGCGAGATCACCGTATCGGTTCAGGAGGCCGGGCCGGAACCGGAAGCGTCCGGGCAGGAGCCGGAACAGCCTGCAGCCGTCCCGGCAGACCCGGCTCTGGTGGACGGGCTGCGGGAAGGCTTTGCTTGGCATTACCCGGCGGCGGAGCTGGCCGCTGTGCCCGCCAAGGTCAGCGTGACCAGCATCGTGCACAAAGCCGAGCAGACCACGCTGGAACGGCCTGCCTTCCTCTCCAGAGACGGCCTGACTGCCGCCGAAATGGGTACGGCCCTGCACGCCTTTCTGGAACATGCGGACTTTTCGGCCCTTGCAGCGGCAAAGGCTGCGGGCGGGCTGGAAAAAGCCATTCTGGCCGAGCGTCAGCGGCAGGTGGACAGGCAGCTTGTGGCCCCGGAGATCGCGGAAAAGCTGGATGTGAGCCGGATCCGCCGCTTTATGGAAGGCGAGGCCTTTGCAAAGATCTGCGCAGCAGACGAGGTGCTGCGGGAGCTGGCTTTCATCACGGCACTGCCAGCCGATGCGGTGCTGGCTGCGCAGGGCACAGAGGGCGTCCGGGCCGAGGGAGAGCAGGTGCTGGTGCAGGGCATCGCAGACCTTGTGCTGGTATATCCGGATCATCTGGAACTGCTGGACTACAAGACCGACCGCCGCAAGACCGAGGCAGATTTCCTGCGGGCCTACCGCGCGCAGCTGAACCTCTACGCCCTTGCCATCGATAAGCGCTTTGCCCCGAAGAAGGTGACCTATAAGGGCATCTGCTCGCTGGAGCTGGGGAAGCTGATCGAGGTGTAA